The following coding sequences are from one Humulus lupulus chromosome X, drHumLupu1.1, whole genome shotgun sequence window:
- the LOC133803253 gene encoding uncharacterized vacuolar membrane protein YML018C isoform X1 — MGWKYKSGLFLIVTVVVIWVISAEVTQDIFMDYKQPFAVTYLGASLMVVYLPVAFLKDWLCSLLKRRSSKGGKNAESMNEFSSGFSSPLKYGGQKEYELESQGMLTRKDSEADLSPPAEGRLLVSRHKDELHVLKQERKLTTREVATYGFYIAPIWFITEYLSNAALARTSVASTTVLSSTSGLFTLFIGAFLGQDSLNVAKVVAVFVSMAGVVMTTMGKTWATDDSKLGSSANGERSLVGDVFGLLSAMSYGLFTVLLKKFSGEEGENADVQKLFGYIGLFTLVALWWLVWPLTALGIEPKFTIPHSLKMDEVVLANGFVGSVLSDYFWALCVVWTTPLVATLGMSLTIPLAMVADMMIHGRHYSAVYILGSAQVFAGFVIANISDWFSKKLGL; from the exons ATGGGTTGGAAATACAAGTCTGGGTTGTTCCTCATAGTTACTGTAGTTGTTATATGGGTTATCTCAGCAGAAGTCACCCAG GACATATTTATGGACTATAAGCAGCCATTTGCGGTAACTTATCTTGGAGCTTCTCTTATGGTAGTTTATCTCCCAGTAGCATTCCTTAAGGATTGGTTGTGTAGTTTACTAAAACGTCGTTCTTCAAAAGGTGGCAAAAATGCAGAAAGCATGAATGAATTTTCTTCTGGATTTAGTTCTCCTTTGAAGTATGGTGGGCAGAAAGAATATGAACTGGAAAGTCAAGGGATGTTAACTAGAAAAGATAGTGAAGCAGACCTTTCACCCCCTGCAGAAGGAAGACTTTTGGTTTCTAGACACAAAGATGAATTACATGTGCTGAAACAAGAGAGAAAGCTTACAACAAGGGAAGTTGCTACATATGGGTTCTACATAGCCCCCATTTGGTTTATTACAGAA TACTTGTCAAATGCTGCGCTTGCACGCACGAGTGTCGCAAGTACAACTGTATTATCCTCTACTTCAGGACTCTTTACACTTTTCATTGGAGCATTTCTTGGCCAAGATTCTTTGAATGTAGCCAAAGTTGTTGCTGTTTTTGTTAGCATGGCTGGTGTTGTAATGACAACTATGGGAAAAACTTGGGCTACTGATGATTCAAAATTAGGATCTTCTGC CAATGGGGAACGTTCTCTTGTTGGAGATGTTTTTGGCCTCCTCTCGGCTATGTCATATGGTCTATTTACAG TGCTTCTTAAAAAGTTTTCGGGTGAGGAAGGAGAAAATGCTGATGTTCAGAAGTTGTTTGGATATATTGGATTATTTACGCTTGTAGCACTATGGTGGCTTG TTTGGCCATTGACTGCTTTGGGAATTGAACCAAAATTTACGATTCCTCACTCTCTCAAAATGGACGAAGTTGTTCTTGCCAATGGCTTTGTTGGAAGTGTACTCTCAGACTACTTTTG GGCATTGTGTGTAGTATGGACAACTCCACTGGTGGCGACCCTAGGCATGTCACTCACCATACCTCTTGCAATGGTGGCTGACATGATGATCCACGGCCGTCACTATTCAGCAGTTTACATTCTTGGCTCGGCTCAG GTTTTTGCTGGATTTGTAATAGCCAATATTTCGGATTGGTTCTCCAAGAAGTTGGGCTTATAG
- the LOC133803253 gene encoding uncharacterized vacuolar membrane protein YML018C isoform X2, with amino-acid sequence MNEFSSGFSSPLKYGGQKEYELESQGMLTRKDSEADLSPPAEGRLLVSRHKDELHVLKQERKLTTREVATYGFYIAPIWFITEYLSNAALARTSVASTTVLSSTSGLFTLFIGAFLGQDSLNVAKVVAVFVSMAGVVMTTMGKTWATDDSKLGSSANGERSLVGDVFGLLSAMSYGLFTVLLKKFSGEEGENADVQKLFGYIGLFTLVALWWLVWPLTALGIEPKFTIPHSLKMDEVVLANGFVGSVLSDYFWALCVVWTTPLVATLGMSLTIPLAMVADMMIHGRHYSAVYILGSAQVFAGFVIANISDWFSKKLGL; translated from the exons ATGAATGAATTTTCTTCTGGATTTAGTTCTCCTTTGAAGTATGGTGGGCAGAAAGAATATGAACTGGAAAGTCAAGGGATGTTAACTAGAAAAGATAGTGAAGCAGACCTTTCACCCCCTGCAGAAGGAAGACTTTTGGTTTCTAGACACAAAGATGAATTACATGTGCTGAAACAAGAGAGAAAGCTTACAACAAGGGAAGTTGCTACATATGGGTTCTACATAGCCCCCATTTGGTTTATTACAGAA TACTTGTCAAATGCTGCGCTTGCACGCACGAGTGTCGCAAGTACAACTGTATTATCCTCTACTTCAGGACTCTTTACACTTTTCATTGGAGCATTTCTTGGCCAAGATTCTTTGAATGTAGCCAAAGTTGTTGCTGTTTTTGTTAGCATGGCTGGTGTTGTAATGACAACTATGGGAAAAACTTGGGCTACTGATGATTCAAAATTAGGATCTTCTGC CAATGGGGAACGTTCTCTTGTTGGAGATGTTTTTGGCCTCCTCTCGGCTATGTCATATGGTCTATTTACAG TGCTTCTTAAAAAGTTTTCGGGTGAGGAAGGAGAAAATGCTGATGTTCAGAAGTTGTTTGGATATATTGGATTATTTACGCTTGTAGCACTATGGTGGCTTG TTTGGCCATTGACTGCTTTGGGAATTGAACCAAAATTTACGATTCCTCACTCTCTCAAAATGGACGAAGTTGTTCTTGCCAATGGCTTTGTTGGAAGTGTACTCTCAGACTACTTTTG GGCATTGTGTGTAGTATGGACAACTCCACTGGTGGCGACCCTAGGCATGTCACTCACCATACCTCTTGCAATGGTGGCTGACATGATGATCCACGGCCGTCACTATTCAGCAGTTTACATTCTTGGCTCGGCTCAG GTTTTTGCTGGATTTGTAATAGCCAATATTTCGGATTGGTTCTCCAAGAAGTTGGGCTTATAG
- the LOC133806755 gene encoding uncharacterized protein LOC133806755, whose product MYDPCQDIKKAKEGGLLAQRAVVQLHKRIEIDGSPAYTAEDIPCPSYVIPTLSGVSCGVIEVGKVFENKIELKTKAHLYAMKQNFEFVVKKSGHRQAAPRVIGHCIKKIYQTGLNAYMANKIREDIKNDYGIELSYGKAWRCREKALSYVRGTLEESYQKLPSYLFMLQQKNPETLTYFVTKEYRFKYCIFSLRVSRRGFRTCGPVLCVDDTFLKTKYGGKMLCAVTLDANNHLYPVAFGIVDSKNHDSWKYFMSKLKEVIGEVEDLAFVSNRHASITHALETIFPNAYHGACYHHISMNVVAKFKTDHCHVLIYNVAHAFRKSEFHAHFEKIKSKDPTIAQYLEGMGFDK is encoded by the exons ATGTACGACCCTTGCCAAGACATCAAGAAAGCCAAGGAAGGAGGACTACTAGCTCAGAGAGCAGTCGTCCAACTACACAAGAGGATAGAAATAGATGGATCTCCGGCATATACTGCTGAAGATATCCCATGCCCCTCTTATGTTATCCCCACGTTATCTGGAGTGAGTTGTGGAGTAATAGAAGTTGGGAAGGTTTTTGAGAACAAGATAGAGTTGAAGACGAAGGCACACTTGTATGCAATGAAGCAGAACttcgagtttgtggtgaagaagtcag GCCATCGTCAAGCTGCACCTCGAGTTATTGGTCATTGCATAAAGAAAATATATCAGACTGGATTGAATGCGTACATGGCAAACAAAATAAGAGAAGACATTAAGAATGATTATGGCATTGAGTTGTcatatggaaaagcttggagatgCCGAGAGAAGGCTCTTTCTTATGTCAGAGGGACATTGGAAGAATCCTACCAGAAGTTACCATCGTACTTGTTCATGCTTCAACAGAAAAATCCCGAGACATTGACATATTTTGTCACTAAGGAGTATCGGTTCAAATATTGCATTTTCTCACTCAGAGTTAGTAGAAGAGGGTTTCGTACATGTGGTCCTGTGTTATGTGTGGACGACACTTTTTTAAAGACAAAATACGGTGGGAAAATGTTATGTGCAGTCACGCTGGATGCAAATAACCATCTATATCCAGTTGCATTTGGTATTGTGGATAGTAAGAATCatgattcttggaagtatttcatgtcaaAGCTAAAGGAAGTGATtggggaagtggaggacttggcGTTTGTATCTAACAGGCATGCAAGTATTACACATGCCTTGGAAACTATTTTCCCCAATGCCTATCACGGTgcttgctaccaccacattagtatgaatgtggttgctaaattcaagactgaTCATTGTCATGTGTTGATTTATAATGTGGCACATGCTTTTAGGAAATCTGAGTTCCACGCTCACTtcgaaaaaataaaatcaaaagacCCAACTATTGCTCAATACCTAGAAGGCATGGGTTTTGATAAGTGA